In the Cellulomonas sp. C5510 genome, TGGTGGTGGTCAAGGCCGACGGGTCGGTGCTGCTGCACTCCGACGGCGGCTCGTACAAGCCGCTGAACTGGATGAGCCCGCCGTGCACGCTGCGCACCGAGGACGCCGCCGGCGAGGCCGCCGAGCGCGGGGTGCGGCAGGTGTGGACCGTGCAGCACACCAAGAGCGACGACCGCCTGGTGATCGAGGTGCACGACGTGCTGCACGACTCGGAGCACGACCTGGGCGTCGACCCCGGCCTCGTGAAGGACGGCGTGGAGGCGCACCTGCAGGAGCTCATGGCCGCGCAGATCGAGGTGCTGGGCGCCGGCCACACGCTGGTGCGGCGGGAGTTCCCGACGGCGATCGGGCCGGTCGACATCCTCGCGCGGGACGCGTCGGGGTCGACCGTGGCCGTGGAGATCAAGCGCCGCGGCGACATCGACGGCGTCGAGCAGCTCACGCGCTACCTGGAGCTGCTGAACCGGGACCCGCTGCTCGCGCCGGTGCGCGGGGTGTTCGCGGCGCAGGAGATCAAGCCGCAGGCGCGGGTGCTCGCGACCGACCGGGGCATCGCCTGCCTCGTGCTCGACTACGACGCGATGCGCGGTGTCGACGACGTGGACTCCCGCCTGTTCTGAGTGCGCCATGATGGGGGTCGTGACCACCGCTGAGACCGCCCCCGTCGACGTCGTCCTGCGCGGGGAGGTGGTGACTCCCCAGGAGGTCCTGCCGGACGGCGTGGTCGTCCTGTCCGGCGGCTCGATCGCGTGGGTCGGTCCCGCCGCGCAGGTCCCGGGGGCGTGGGCGGACGAGCTGCCGCCGGTGCCGGCACCGGGGACGACGCTGCTGCCGGGGCTGGTCGACGTGCACGACCACGGCGGCGGCGGGTCCAGCTTCCCGGACGCGACGACGCGCGAGGAGGCCCTCGTCGCGGCGCGCGAGCACCTGCGCCACGGCACGACGAGCCTGGTCGCGTCGCTCGTGACCGCGCCCCGCGACGTGCTGCTGGAGCGCGCGGCGCTGCTGGCCGACCTGGTGGAGTCCGGGGACCTCGTAGGCATCCACGCCGAGGGGCCGTTCCTGTCCGCCGCGCGCTGCGGCGCCCAGAACCCGGACGACATGCTCGCGGGCGACCCCGCCCTGGTGACGGACCTCGCGGCGGCGGCCCGCGGCCACCTCGTGACGATGACCGTCGCGCCCGAGGTGCCGGGCGTCGCGGACGGCCACGGACGCGGCGACGACGGGGAGCCGGCCGACGACGTGCTCGCGGCGCTGGTGCGCGCGGGCGCGGTGCCGTCGGTGGGCCACACGGACGCGTCCGCCGAGCAGGTCGACGCGGCGGTCGCTCGCGCCCGGGCGCTGCTCGGCGGCGGACGCCGGTCCGCTGCGGCCGGCGGGGGAGCAGCGACCGGACGGTCGGCCCGGCCGACGGCGACGCACCTGTTCAACGGCATGCGCCCCCTGCACCACCGCGACCCGGGACCGGTCGCGGCCTGCCTCGCGGCGGCGGCCCGGGGCGAGCTCGTGGTCGAGCTCGTCGCCGACGGCACCCACCTGGCCGACGGCACGGTGCGGGCGGTCTTCGACCTCGTCGGCCCGGGATCGATCGCGCTGGTGACCGACGCGATGGCCGCGACCGGCATGGCGGACGGCGACTACGAGCTCGGGCCGATGGCAGTGCGCGTCGGCGAGGGCGTCGCGCGGCTGCGCAACGAGGACGGCACGGCCGGCGCCATCGCCGGCGGCACCGCGCACCTGCTGGACGTCGTGCGCAGCGTCGTGTCCGCGGGTGTCGGCCTCGTCGCTGCCGTGCGGTCGGCGTCCGCGACGCCCGCCGAGGTGCTGGGGCGGCCGGACCTCGGCGCGCTGGCCGTCGGCCGGCGCGGGGACGTCGTCGTGACGGACGGCGACCTCGCGTGCGTGGCGGTCTACCGCGGCGGGGCGCTCGTCGAGGTGTGACCCGGCAGCGGTACGGTGCGACGGTGCCGCCCGTGCCCCCTGCCCGCCGGTTCCGTCCCGCCGGCCCCGCGGCCCGCGCCCGCTACGCGAAGCGCCGGCAGCGCCGGCTCTCCCGCGTGGACAACGACCTGACGGCCGCGCAGTGGGCGGCCCTGCTCGCGGCGTGGGACGGGTGCGCGTACTGCCGTGCGCCGGGTCCGGCGCTCCAGCGGGACTGCGTGATGCCGGTCGCACGCGGCGGCCGGTACACGGTCGAGAACGTGGTCCCGGCCTGCGCCTCCTGCAACGCGAGCAAGCACGACGACGAGGTCACCGGGTGGCTGCGGCGCAAGAAGCTGGACGAGCAGGCGTTCCTGCTCCGGCACGCGCTGGTGCTGCGGTCGCTGCGCGCAGCGACGGTCGATGGGGCGGCTGCGGACGAGCCGGGAGCAGTGGGGGAGGACGGGTCCGTGGCCGGCGGGAGCGCCGTCGCC is a window encoding:
- the nucS gene encoding endonuclease NucS, coding for MRLLVARCSARYSGRLNAHLPLATRLVVVKADGSVLLHSDGGSYKPLNWMSPPCTLRTEDAAGEAAERGVRQVWTVQHTKSDDRLVIEVHDVLHDSEHDLGVDPGLVKDGVEAHLQELMAAQIEVLGAGHTLVRREFPTAIGPVDILARDASGSTVAVEIKRRGDIDGVEQLTRYLELLNRDPLLAPVRGVFAAQEIKPQARVLATDRGIACLVLDYDAMRGVDDVDSRLF
- a CDS encoding N-acetylglucosamine-6-phosphate deacetylase, with the translated sequence MGVVTTAETAPVDVVLRGEVVTPQEVLPDGVVVLSGGSIAWVGPAAQVPGAWADELPPVPAPGTTLLPGLVDVHDHGGGGSSFPDATTREEALVAAREHLRHGTTSLVASLVTAPRDVLLERAALLADLVESGDLVGIHAEGPFLSAARCGAQNPDDMLAGDPALVTDLAAAARGHLVTMTVAPEVPGVADGHGRGDDGEPADDVLAALVRAGAVPSVGHTDASAEQVDAAVARARALLGGGRRSAAAGGGAATGRSARPTATHLFNGMRPLHHRDPGPVAACLAAAARGELVVELVADGTHLADGTVRAVFDLVGPGSIALVTDAMAATGMADGDYELGPMAVRVGEGVARLRNEDGTAGAIAGGTAHLLDVVRSVVSAGVGLVAAVRSASATPAEVLGRPDLGALAVGRRGDVVVTDGDLACVAVYRGGALVEV
- a CDS encoding HNH endonuclease produces the protein MPPARRFRPAGPAARARYAKRRQRRLSRVDNDLTAAQWAALLAAWDGCAYCRAPGPALQRDCVMPVARGGRYTVENVVPACASCNASKHDDEVTGWLRRKKLDEQAFLLRHALVLRSLRAATVDGAAADEPGAVGEDGSVAGGSAVAG